One window of the Streptomyces sp. NBC_00259 genome contains the following:
- a CDS encoding SagB family peptide dehydrogenase, producing the protein MGYAHEYAAAIMQRGRVPMPPADFVPDWSDGPRKTKFYPGTDMLPLPACDYPSDATLAHAQATATATEESAGRAFDLVTLSGMLRDSYGLTGRRLGVQANTDLDALPWYPLANWSRGTASGGGLYPVSVYWVGGPSGPVPPGVHHYATRHHAMQRLLTGDVSGEVREALGDSAPGTGTDQFLVLSVKYWQNAFKYNSFSFHAVTMDVGTVVQTWRMWARPLGLAVEPLMWFDEERLARLLGVRTEEEGVFAVVPLHWQGAAARPAPAPGTAAVRRHDVERSRRVLAFEAVRKMQAATAERAAERPAAGALDSAAAPAADPDRAVVALPAARPPATDVRTALRRRRSSFGRFDAQRPMSAEQLATCLAAATAGAALGGDTGTGTATGTGTDTGATSLATLYAFVSHVEGVPAGAYAYDPAGHALRLVKSGPPGEFLQRNYFLANYNLEQAAAVLVPSVRTTAVLDAVGDRGYRLVNAVVGAVAQSLYTAASALDLGCGVALGFDNISYMEELGLAATGQSPLLIMMLGNERPAPADFRYEIA; encoded by the coding sequence ATGGGGTACGCCCATGAATACGCCGCCGCGATCATGCAGCGGGGCCGGGTCCCGATGCCTCCGGCGGACTTCGTCCCCGACTGGTCCGACGGCCCCCGCAAGACCAAGTTCTACCCGGGCACGGACATGCTGCCGCTGCCCGCCTGCGACTACCCGTCCGACGCGACCCTGGCACACGCGCAGGCCACGGCCACGGCAACCGAGGAGAGTGCGGGGCGGGCGTTCGACCTGGTGACGCTGTCCGGCATGTTGAGGGACTCGTACGGTCTGACGGGCCGTCGGCTCGGGGTGCAGGCCAACACCGATCTCGACGCGCTTCCGTGGTATCCGCTGGCCAACTGGTCGCGCGGTACCGCGTCCGGCGGCGGCCTCTACCCGGTGAGCGTCTACTGGGTCGGCGGCCCGAGCGGGCCCGTCCCGCCCGGCGTGCACCACTACGCCACGCGTCACCACGCCATGCAGCGGCTGCTCACCGGGGACGTATCCGGCGAGGTGCGCGAGGCGCTCGGCGACAGTGCCCCGGGGACGGGGACCGACCAGTTCCTGGTGCTGAGCGTCAAGTACTGGCAGAACGCGTTCAAGTACAACTCCTTCTCGTTCCACGCCGTGACCATGGACGTGGGGACCGTCGTGCAGACCTGGCGGATGTGGGCGCGGCCCCTGGGCCTCGCCGTGGAGCCGCTGATGTGGTTCGACGAGGAGCGGCTGGCCCGGCTGCTGGGTGTGCGCACCGAGGAGGAGGGCGTCTTCGCCGTCGTGCCGCTGCACTGGCAGGGCGCGGCGGCGCGGCCCGCGCCCGCGCCCGGCACGGCGGCGGTTCGTCGCCACGACGTGGAACGGTCCCGCAGGGTCCTCGCCTTCGAGGCGGTGCGGAAGATGCAAGCGGCCACGGCCGAACGGGCCGCCGAGCGACCGGCGGCCGGCGCGCTCGACTCCGCGGCCGCCCCGGCCGCCGATCCGGACCGGGCCGTGGTGGCGCTCCCCGCCGCTCGGCCGCCGGCCACGGACGTGCGGACCGCGCTGCGTCGCCGTCGCAGCAGCTTCGGCCGCTTCGACGCCCAACGACCCATGAGTGCCGAGCAGTTGGCCACGTGCCTCGCGGCGGCCACGGCGGGTGCCGCGCTCGGCGGCGACACCGGCACGGGGACAGCCACAGGCACGGGCACGGACACCGGCGCCACGTCGCTCGCGACGCTCTACGCCTTCGTCAGCCATGTCGAGGGCGTGCCTGCCGGTGCCTACGCCTACGATCCCGCGGGGCACGCCCTCCGGCTGGTCAAGTCCGGCCCGCCCGGTGAGTTCCTGCAGAGGAACTACTTCCTGGCGAACTACAACCTGGAGCAGGCAGCAGCCGTCCTGGTGCCCTCCGTCCGCACGACCGCCGTGCTCGACGCCGTCGGCGACCGCGGCTATCGGCTGGTCAACGCCGTCGTCGGAGCCGTCGCGCAGAGCCTGTACACCGCCGCCTCCGCGCTGGACCTGGGCTGCGGCGTGGCCCTCGGCTTCGACAACATCTCCTACATGGAGGAGCTCGGCCTGGCGGCGACCGGCCAGTCCCCGCTGCTGATCATGATGCTGGGCAACGAGCGGCCCGCCCCTGCCGACTTCCGCTACGAGATCGCCTGA
- a CDS encoding TOMM precursor leader peptide-binding protein, with protein sequence MAAEVIEAGDARGVFDTLAATRPRIRRDVLFTRTPGGVLFHNADGGFHLAGRTAYRFASLIVPHLTGRHRLAELCAGFGEPQRVMATELVRTLYDRGFARDVPESDDGQDGGPHEAVARRFAAQIAYVDHYTDQAPHRFVRFRETAVAVLGEDAVARWCALSLVRNGCARIALAGDTAEVAAEAAEAAADGCPVRIESLAADADWTALSAYDAVVVTGAGAAARVHRLLSTGVPEGKTLIPVWTFGELAVVGPRSTARSAGCWSCAVLRLGGNHDAGAAAAVWSEVAGATAGTGPLGDTSLSSPDDGPLTGPVAAMVGNLLGYEIFRIATGALPAETDRQILVQNTQSLDVVAEPVHPHPRCVHCATRPVDEPPAETPGALAVPGTATVETARDAEAVVDELNRVSDALVRPFAGVFGRFDDEALTQTPLKISRVEVALGHGVRRTIAAFDVHHLAGARTRALYAAAEAYVEHVVPVRRGPADVHDLPEVAPQTLTTGGGLGTAADVTAWTTATSLLSKEHFRVPVAAVRPFGQYNRERMVLATSAGAGAGSGAQEAAGRGLLSALAHDALLRAVGGTASVSPVVPDEDPELVFLLRSAANLGVEVELLDLGEAGRSSTEVVLARQSGPGGGVRWAVAAGLSRRRAACEALRDLLGQVQLAAEGATSAGAGSAGTIGGVDMGDPLVTDLAPGTIAVTGTPVEAGAPATTFDRVLQRLAASGRDVLYVDTTPADLPAGGIRTARILLTSGPRNGTDAD encoded by the coding sequence ATGGCTGCCGAAGTCATCGAAGCAGGCGACGCGAGAGGGGTGTTCGACACCCTCGCCGCGACGCGGCCCCGCATCCGCCGCGATGTGCTCTTCACCAGGACACCGGGCGGTGTGCTGTTCCACAACGCCGACGGGGGGTTCCACCTGGCCGGTCGTACGGCCTACCGCTTCGCGTCGCTGATCGTGCCCCATCTGACGGGTCGGCACCGGCTCGCCGAGCTGTGCGCCGGATTCGGCGAGCCGCAGCGGGTGATGGCCACCGAGCTGGTCAGGACGCTCTACGACCGGGGCTTCGCCCGGGACGTACCCGAGAGCGACGACGGCCAGGACGGCGGGCCGCACGAGGCGGTGGCGCGCAGGTTCGCCGCCCAGATCGCCTATGTCGACCACTACACCGACCAGGCGCCGCACCGTTTCGTGCGCTTTCGCGAGACGGCCGTGGCGGTCCTCGGCGAGGACGCGGTGGCCCGCTGGTGCGCACTGAGCCTCGTGCGCAACGGCTGCGCCCGGATCGCGCTGGCCGGTGACACCGCGGAGGTCGCCGCCGAGGCGGCCGAAGCCGCCGCCGACGGCTGCCCCGTGCGCATCGAGTCCCTGGCGGCCGATGCCGACTGGACCGCGCTGAGCGCCTACGACGCGGTGGTGGTGACCGGCGCCGGCGCCGCCGCACGGGTGCACCGGCTGCTCTCCACGGGCGTGCCGGAGGGCAAGACGCTCATACCGGTGTGGACGTTCGGCGAACTGGCCGTGGTCGGGCCGCGGAGCACCGCCCGTTCGGCCGGCTGCTGGTCGTGCGCCGTACTGCGGCTCGGCGGCAACCACGACGCCGGCGCGGCGGCCGCGGTGTGGAGCGAGGTGGCGGGCGCCACGGCCGGCACCGGCCCGCTCGGCGACACCTCGCTGTCCTCCCCCGACGACGGCCCGCTGACCGGCCCGGTCGCCGCGATGGTGGGCAATCTGCTCGGGTACGAGATCTTCCGCATCGCCACCGGCGCCCTGCCGGCCGAGACGGACCGTCAGATCCTGGTGCAGAACACGCAGTCGCTCGACGTCGTGGCCGAGCCGGTGCACCCGCACCCGCGCTGCGTCCACTGCGCCACACGGCCGGTGGACGAGCCTCCGGCCGAAACGCCCGGCGCCCTCGCGGTCCCGGGGACGGCCACCGTGGAGACCGCTCGGGACGCGGAGGCGGTCGTCGACGAGCTGAACCGCGTCAGCGACGCGCTGGTCCGCCCGTTCGCCGGCGTCTTCGGCCGCTTCGACGACGAGGCGCTCACCCAGACCCCGCTGAAGATCAGCCGTGTCGAGGTCGCGCTCGGTCACGGCGTGCGCCGTACGATCGCCGCCTTCGACGTGCACCATCTTGCCGGGGCACGGACGCGGGCCCTGTACGCGGCGGCCGAGGCCTATGTCGAGCACGTCGTGCCGGTGCGGCGGGGCCCCGCGGACGTGCACGACCTGCCCGAGGTGGCGCCGCAGACGCTCACGACCGGCGGCGGGCTCGGTACCGCGGCCGACGTGACCGCCTGGACCACCGCCACGTCGCTGCTGTCCAAGGAGCACTTCAGGGTGCCGGTCGCGGCGGTGCGCCCGTTCGGCCAGTACAACAGGGAGCGGATGGTCCTCGCGACCTCCGCCGGTGCGGGCGCGGGCAGCGGCGCCCAGGAGGCGGCGGGCCGGGGGCTGTTGTCGGCGCTGGCGCACGACGCGCTGCTGCGGGCCGTGGGCGGCACCGCCTCCGTGTCACCGGTGGTCCCGGACGAGGACCCCGAGCTGGTCTTCCTGCTCCGGTCCGCGGCCAATCTCGGCGTCGAGGTGGAGCTGCTGGACCTCGGTGAGGCCGGGCGCTCGTCGACCGAGGTGGTGCTGGCCCGGCAGAGCGGTCCCGGCGGCGGCGTCCGGTGGGCGGTCGCGGCGGGCCTCTCACGCCGCCGGGCCGCCTGCGAGGCCCTGCGTGACCTGCTGGGCCAGGTGCAACTCGCCGCCGAGGGCGCGACGAGCGCAGGTGCTGGCAGCGCCGGGACCATCGGGGGCGTCGACATGGGCGACCCGCTGGTGACGGACCTGGCACCGGGCACGATCGCCGTGACCGGCACGCCGGTCGAGGCCGGTGCGCCCGCCACGACGTTCGACCGGGTGCTGCAGCGGCTGGCCGCCTCGGGGCGGGACGTGCTGTACGTGGACACCACCCCGGCCGATCTGCCCGCGGGCGGCATCCGGACCGCGAGGATCCTGCTCACCAGCGGCCCGAGGAACGGCACCGATGCCGACTGA
- a CDS encoding TOMM precursor leader peptide-binding protein yields the protein MPTEPEPVEPALTEPAAMLRRALAGHGCDAPLDVKALGLHNAFATEPPRTGPSRAEGPPPDASTANASTEDAAADAAVPVRIYGHHAVVGPLSRTGSARRPCVHCLERRWQAVRSVALREALELGSGTEASGPSPYLTPFTADALAALIATLTARAEEGAGTEEAAGTEEGAGSEEAAGSENAAGAGTFPPVHVMDLRSLTVRRYPLVPDPECPRCAVPEHDTAEAAALTLRPAPKTAAGSFRVRSIDDYNLPLPAFANPVCGSLGPSVVLDVSSTSTSATIGCFSMRSGSYLRETFWGGHADTFGDSLRIGVLEGLERYAGMRARAKLTKVHDSLDGLRTRGEHALDPRDCGLYSDAFHEANPHVKPFAPDRAIPWVWGWSLRDAGPVLVPEVLTYYHAPGLENRFVQESSNGCASGGCLEEAVYFGLMEVVERDAFLLTWYGQARLPEIDPHTSNRPATRQMVDRLAMYGYEARFFDTRITFPVPVVTGVAVRHDGGLGRMCFGAGAGLDPEAALAGALCEIATDAVNLQGRTERDEQRLRAMERDFSRVAALHDHPLAYGIPEMGRHAGFLLGEPGEPRPPLRSMAALYGDGSVPPASDDLREDLDRCLQAVTGAGFDVIVVDQTMPEQRALGLRTVSVLVPGLLPIDFGWTRQRARHMPRMRTALREAGLREADLMATDLNPAPHPFP from the coding sequence ATGCCGACTGAGCCCGAGCCCGTGGAACCGGCCCTCACGGAGCCGGCGGCAATGCTGCGGCGCGCGCTGGCCGGCCACGGCTGCGACGCACCGCTCGACGTGAAAGCCCTGGGCCTCCACAACGCGTTCGCCACCGAGCCGCCACGCACCGGGCCGTCCCGGGCCGAGGGACCACCGCCCGACGCCTCGACGGCGAACGCGTCCACCGAGGACGCGGCCGCCGACGCGGCCGTGCCCGTACGGATCTACGGGCACCACGCCGTCGTCGGCCCGCTCTCCCGCACCGGAAGTGCCCGCCGTCCGTGTGTGCACTGCCTGGAGCGACGCTGGCAGGCCGTGCGGTCCGTCGCGCTGCGCGAGGCGCTCGAACTGGGTTCCGGCACCGAGGCGTCCGGCCCGTCCCCGTACCTCACGCCGTTCACAGCGGACGCGCTGGCCGCGCTGATCGCCACCCTCACCGCACGCGCAGAGGAAGGCGCCGGCACCGAGGAAGCCGCGGGCACCGAGGAAGGCGCAGGCTCCGAAGAAGCCGCGGGCTCCGAAAACGCCGCGGGCGCCGGCACCTTCCCGCCCGTCCACGTGATGGACCTGCGTTCCCTGACGGTCCGCCGCTACCCGCTGGTGCCCGATCCCGAGTGCCCGCGCTGCGCCGTGCCGGAGCACGACACGGCCGAGGCGGCCGCGCTCACGCTGCGCCCCGCGCCGAAGACCGCCGCCGGCAGCTTCCGCGTCCGGTCCATCGACGACTACAACCTGCCGCTCCCGGCCTTCGCCAACCCGGTGTGCGGCTCGCTCGGCCCGTCCGTGGTCCTGGACGTCTCCTCGACGTCCACCTCCGCCACGATCGGCTGCTTCTCGATGCGCTCCGGCAGCTACCTGCGCGAGACGTTCTGGGGCGGTCACGCCGACACGTTCGGCGACAGCCTGCGCATCGGTGTGCTGGAAGGACTGGAGCGGTACGCCGGGATGCGTGCGCGCGCCAAGCTCACCAAGGTGCACGACTCGCTGGACGGCCTGCGCACACGCGGCGAGCACGCGCTGGACCCCCGCGACTGCGGGCTGTACTCCGACGCCTTCCACGAGGCCAATCCGCACGTGAAACCCTTCGCACCCGACCGCGCCATCCCCTGGGTGTGGGGCTGGTCGCTGCGCGACGCCGGGCCCGTCCTCGTACCCGAGGTGCTGACGTACTACCACGCACCCGGTCTGGAGAACCGGTTCGTCCAGGAGAGCTCCAACGGCTGTGCGTCCGGCGGCTGTCTGGAGGAAGCCGTCTACTTCGGCCTGATGGAGGTCGTCGAACGCGACGCCTTCCTGCTGACCTGGTACGGGCAGGCCCGGTTGCCCGAGATCGATCCGCACACCAGCAACCGGCCCGCGACCCGCCAGATGGTCGACCGGCTGGCGATGTACGGCTACGAGGCCCGCTTCTTCGACACACGCATCACCTTCCCCGTCCCCGTCGTCACCGGCGTCGCCGTCCGCCACGACGGCGGCCTGGGCCGGATGTGCTTCGGCGCCGGGGCCGGGCTCGATCCCGAGGCGGCGCTGGCCGGGGCGCTGTGCGAGATCGCCACCGACGCGGTCAACCTCCAGGGCCGCACGGAACGCGACGAACAGCGACTGCGCGCGATGGAGCGGGACTTCTCCCGGGTCGCGGCGCTCCACGACCATCCGCTCGCCTACGGGATCCCCGAGATGGGCCGTCATGCCGGGTTCCTGCTCGGCGAGCCGGGCGAGCCGCGCCCACCCCTGCGGTCGATGGCCGCCCTCTACGGCGACGGCTCGGTGCCGCCCGCGTCGGACGACCTGCGGGAGGACCTCGACCGCTGCCTCCAGGCGGTCACCGGAGCCGGCTTCGACGTGATCGTCGTCGACCAGACCATGCCGGAGCAGCGGGCGTTGGGGCTGCGGACCGTCAGCGTGCTGGTGCCGGGGCTGCTGCCGATCGACTTCGGCTGGACGCGCCAGCGCGCCCGGCACATGCCCCGGATGCGCACCGCGCTGCGGGAGGCCGGACTGCGCGAGGCGGACCTCATGGCCACCGACCTCAACCCCGCGCCCCATCCCTTCCCCTGA
- a CDS encoding AfsR/SARP family transcriptional regulator, which yields MRFQLLGPLSISDGPHTVVLPPSKPTILLASLLLHSPAVVSVEYLQRAMWGEEQPATARAALQTCVLRLRRLFVKHGVTATPIEAVPGGYRISAGPAALDLVDFRERVRLAAGAAHDPDKELCMLWDALALWQGALLANVRSDVLQRDEVPRLAEERLRTVERVCGLQLALGRCGEALVELWSATRAHPGHERFREQLIEALYRSGRQSEALAEYRKVKEYLRSELGVDPSPALRELELAILRGDDLGRGDGLGGRGDAGRQQASVVLRPVLAGAVLGRGEPTSRGQPTGRGELTAGPAADGRRTAVPPGGPSGAGGPARDVRADRDMQADGDVRPERAVPVLAASEEPFVTAVPVVPSFTGRAAETAAAAARLVERSGAEPALVLVSGAPGIGKSALAQHVAHLLRDRFPGGRLLVRMVRRDGTPRTAAEVAAGITAVLRGSEGDGPVLLVLDDVVDADQARPLLHLRPDVAALVTSRMCLAGLIATHGGRVQRLGPLDEEESHRLLQATLGAERVAAEPRAARQLADVCGHFPLALRIVTARLLTRPELSLAHCADWLADDPLAALSLPGSPQLSLGHVLASALGRIGPRPAEVFVRLGRLGREKFHAADCAAALGLSAGEAEDALERLADAGLLEEGPPGPYRMHELLRVYARTSDPRRNSPTQKV from the coding sequence ATGCGGTTTCAGCTTCTCGGGCCGCTGAGCATCTCCGACGGTCCGCACACTGTCGTCCTGCCCCCTTCGAAACCCACCATCCTGCTGGCCTCGCTCCTGCTCCACTCCCCCGCCGTGGTGTCCGTCGAGTACCTCCAGCGGGCCATGTGGGGCGAGGAGCAGCCCGCCACCGCCAGGGCGGCGCTGCAGACCTGTGTGCTGCGGCTGCGCAGGCTGTTCGTCAAGCACGGCGTCACCGCCACACCGATCGAGGCCGTGCCCGGCGGCTACCGCATCAGCGCCGGGCCGGCCGCCCTCGACCTGGTCGACTTCCGGGAGCGGGTGCGGCTGGCCGCCGGCGCGGCCCACGACCCGGACAAGGAGCTGTGCATGCTCTGGGACGCGCTCGCGCTGTGGCAGGGAGCGCTGCTCGCCAACGTACGCTCCGACGTGCTGCAGCGCGACGAGGTGCCGAGGCTCGCCGAGGAGCGGCTGCGGACCGTGGAGCGCGTCTGCGGCCTCCAGCTCGCGCTGGGGCGGTGCGGCGAAGCGCTGGTGGAGCTGTGGAGCGCCACCCGTGCCCATCCCGGCCACGAACGCTTCCGCGAGCAGCTGATCGAGGCGCTGTACCGGAGCGGGCGGCAGAGCGAGGCGCTGGCCGAGTACCGCAAGGTGAAGGAGTACCTCCGCTCCGAGCTGGGCGTCGACCCGTCCCCCGCGCTGCGGGAGCTGGAGTTGGCGATCCTGCGCGGGGACGACCTGGGCCGCGGGGACGGCCTCGGCGGCCGCGGGGATGCCGGCCGCCAGCAGGCGTCCGTGGTCCTGAGGCCGGTCCTCGCGGGCGCGGTCCTGGGCCGCGGGGAACCGACGAGCCGCGGGCAACCGACAGGCCGTGGAGAGCTGACAGCCGGTCCCGCGGCGGACGGCCGCCGGACGGCCGTGCCGCCCGGGGGCCCGAGCGGCGCCGGCGGACCGGCCCGTGACGTGCGGGCGGACCGTGACATGCAGGCGGACGGTGACGTACGGCCGGAGCGTGCGGTCCCCGTACTCGCCGCGTCCGAGGAACCGTTCGTCACCGCGGTGCCGGTGGTGCCGTCGTTCACCGGCCGGGCCGCCGAGACCGCGGCGGCGGCCGCGCGGCTCGTCGAACGGAGCGGCGCCGAACCGGCACTGGTGCTGGTGTCGGGAGCACCGGGCATCGGGAAGTCCGCACTCGCCCAGCACGTCGCCCATCTGCTGCGCGACCGCTTCCCCGGCGGGCGACTGCTGGTGCGGATGGTCCGTCGGGACGGGACGCCGCGCACGGCGGCCGAAGTGGCCGCCGGCATCACGGCCGTACTGCGCGGATCCGAGGGGGACGGCCCGGTGCTGCTCGTGCTCGACGACGTCGTCGACGCGGACCAGGCACGGCCGCTGTTGCACCTGCGGCCCGACGTCGCCGCACTCGTCACCAGCCGGATGTGCCTCGCCGGCCTGATCGCCACCCACGGCGGGCGGGTGCAGCGGCTCGGGCCGCTGGACGAGGAGGAGTCCCACCGGCTCCTGCAGGCCACGCTCGGTGCCGAACGGGTGGCCGCCGAGCCGCGGGCGGCCCGTCAACTGGCCGATGTCTGCGGCCACTTCCCGCTCGCCCTGCGCATCGTGACGGCACGGCTGCTGACCCGGCCGGAGCTGTCACTCGCCCACTGCGCGGACTGGCTCGCCGACGACCCGCTCGCCGCGCTGTCCCTGCCCGGATCGCCCCAACTGTCCCTCGGACACGTGCTGGCGTCGGCACTCGGCCGGATCGGTCCACGGCCGGCCGAGGTGTTCGTACGCCTCGGCCGGCTCGGCCGGGAGAAGTTCCACGCCGCCGACTGCGCGGCGGCGCTCGGACTGTCCGCCGGCGAGGCCGAGGACGCACTGGAACGGCTGGCCGACGCCGGCCTGCTGGAAGAGGGCCCACCCGGCCCGTACCGCATGCATGAACTGCTGCGCGTCTACGCGCGCACAAGCGACCCGCGACGAAACTCTCCCACACAGAAGGTGTGA
- a CDS encoding HAD family hydrolase has translation MPALIFDCDGVLADTERDGHLPAFNAAFEEFGLPVRWSDEEYAEKVKVGGGKERMRTLLTPDFVAAAGLPTDPAALEEQVAAWHRRKTEIYTGIIRGGDIPPRPGVRRLAAEAYEAGWTLAVASTSAEVSVRIAVIAVVAVIGTPASEGGRIRACRGPTVRVRPPPRRSSAGTP, from the coding sequence ATGCCCGCGCTCATCTTCGACTGCGACGGCGTCCTCGCCGACACCGAACGCGACGGACATCTGCCCGCGTTCAACGCGGCGTTCGAGGAATTCGGTCTGCCCGTGCGGTGGAGCGACGAGGAGTACGCGGAGAAGGTGAAGGTCGGCGGCGGCAAGGAGCGGATGCGGACACTGCTGACCCCCGACTTCGTCGCCGCCGCCGGTCTGCCCACCGACCCGGCCGCACTCGAGGAACAGGTCGCCGCCTGGCACCGCCGCAAGACCGAGATCTACACCGGGATCATCCGCGGCGGAGACATTCCTCCCAGGCCCGGCGTGCGGAGGCTCGCCGCGGAGGCGTACGAGGCCGGGTGGACGCTCGCCGTCGCCTCCACCTCCGCGGAGGTGTCCGTTCGCATCGCCGTCATCGCCGTCGTCGCTGTCATTGGAACTCCCGCCAGCGAAGGGGGTCGCATTCGAGCATGTCGCGGTCCCACCGTCCGCGTTCGGCCGCCGCCTCGTAGGTCGTCTGCAGGAACGCCATGA
- a CDS encoding class II fructose-bisphosphate aldolase — translation MPNHCPEREVITECLRRGWNSVLFDASSLPVEESMRQTVEVVAEARAYGAAVEGEIESITGVEDGIGSDTAAAQQDLAVALEFLRTTQVDVFAPAIGNAHGSYKQAPVLDAQRVSDLVAAYPVPIALHGGSGLSDEQFRDLISRGCAKVNISTALKETFMKSNLAFLETAAERQKWDPPSQFRAVREDVIALAGSLMRLFGSAGRAG, via the coding sequence TTGCCGAATCACTGTCCGGAACGCGAGGTCATCACCGAGTGCCTGCGGCGGGGGTGGAACTCGGTGCTCTTCGACGCCTCCAGCCTGCCGGTCGAGGAGAGCATGCGGCAGACCGTCGAGGTCGTCGCGGAGGCTCGTGCGTACGGGGCCGCGGTCGAGGGCGAGATCGAATCGATCACCGGTGTGGAGGACGGCATCGGCAGCGACACCGCCGCCGCGCAGCAGGACCTCGCGGTGGCGCTGGAGTTCCTGCGGACCACACAGGTCGACGTCTTCGCGCCGGCGATCGGCAACGCCCACGGCTCGTACAAGCAGGCGCCGGTGCTCGACGCCCAGCGTGTGTCCGACCTGGTGGCGGCCTATCCGGTGCCGATCGCCCTGCACGGCGGGAGCGGACTGTCCGACGAGCAGTTCCGCGACCTGATCTCCCGGGGGTGCGCGAAGGTCAACATCTCGACCGCCCTCAAGGAGACGTTCATGAAGTCGAATCTGGCCTTCCTCGAAACGGCGGCGGAACGGCAGAAGTGGGATCCGCCGTCGCAGTTCCGGGCCGTACGCGAGGACGTCATCGCCCTGGCCGGTTCCCTGATGAGGCTCTTCGGCAGCGCCGGGCGGGCGGGCTGA